A single region of the Pseudothermotoga sp. genome encodes:
- the flgL gene encoding flagellar hook-associated protein FlgL, with amino-acid sequence MRVTDRMTSDRVLYNIQKVINQISKLHDQISSGTKVRYPSDDAVLATRSSNLDSRLRELEQYERNTNYVQNIVKGYDTAVQQVSELYQRLRELLVQASNGTLTADQRLAIAQEIAQIKRQLIQIANTQVGSDYIFAGLEGNKPPVSEDGEIQVKPEALSSRSTVVLGYPLEYGINVKDLFVTDANQSVFNLLDMTLKALERNDQRFLSEVALASVNYLEKSVSENLAKIGAMQRVVEAALNRLDELNTFMTEYLSRERDVDITEAVTNLSMKQAVLNAALRSAANLLRNTLVDFIS; translated from the coding sequence ATGAGAGTCACAGACAGAATGACCAGTGACAGAGTCCTATACAACATTCAGAAGGTAATCAATCAGATCTCAAAGTTGCACGATCAAATCTCTTCTGGAACTAAGGTGAGATATCCAAGCGATGATGCCGTTCTAGCAACGAGATCTTCGAACCTTGACAGCAGACTGCGCGAGTTGGAGCAGTACGAACGCAACACGAATTATGTGCAGAACATCGTTAAGGGTTACGACACAGCCGTTCAACAGGTGAGCGAGCTCTATCAAAGGTTGAGGGAATTGTTGGTTCAAGCATCGAATGGGACACTCACAGCTGATCAAAGACTTGCGATAGCACAGGAGATTGCTCAAATCAAACGGCAGTTGATTCAAATCGCCAACACTCAGGTTGGTTCAGACTACATCTTCGCTGGTTTGGAGGGTAACAAGCCCCCCGTGAGCGAAGATGGTGAGATCCAAGTAAAACCCGAAGCGCTGTCGAGTAGATCCACCGTCGTGCTTGGATATCCACTCGAGTATGGTATCAACGTGAAAGATCTATTCGTGACGGACGCCAATCAGAGTGTTTTCAATCTTTTGGACATGACGCTGAAAGCCTTAGAGAGGAACGATCAAAGATTTCTCAGTGAGGTGGCACTCGCCAGTGTGAACTATCTTGAGAAGTCCGTATCAGAAAATCTCGCAAAAATTGGTGCTATGCAGAGGGTTGTGGAAGCAGCTTTAAACAGGCTAGACGAGCTGAACACTTTCATGACTGAATATCTATCTCGGGAACGCGACGTGGATATAACGGAAGCGGTGACCAATCTTTCCATGAAACAAGCCGTTTTGAACGCAGCGCTGAGATCAGCTGCGAACCTTTTGAGGAACACTCTGGTGGATTTCATTTCTTAG
- the fliW gene encoding flagellar assembly protein FliW: MLCETKLGEIEVNEGKILLFEKGIPGFEHLRKFTIVELEQTKPFCWLTSLEDPTVAFPVVNPWILRVDYSFELSEADKMDLELESIEDVEVWVIVTIPQKAPNEATVNLFAPIVINVRKNLAKQVLLEGSEYKLKHRIDEELQRSNEILKKMRKE; encoded by the coding sequence TTGTTGTGCGAAACTAAACTCGGAGAGATAGAAGTTAACGAAGGCAAGATCTTACTGTTTGAGAAAGGTATACCAGGTTTTGAACATCTTCGGAAGTTCACCATAGTCGAGCTGGAGCAGACAAAGCCTTTCTGTTGGCTTACCTCGCTTGAAGATCCAACGGTAGCGTTTCCCGTTGTGAATCCTTGGATTTTGAGAGTGGATTATTCCTTCGAATTGAGCGAAGCCGATAAAATGGATCTCGAACTGGAAAGCATCGAAGACGTCGAAGTGTGGGTGATCGTCACCATACCTCAAAAAGCTCCAAACGAGGCAACGGTTAACCTCTTCGCACCAATAGTGATCAATGTAAGGAAGAATTTGGCAAAACAGGTGCTGCTGGAAGGAAGCGAATACAAACTCAAACATAGAATAGATGAAGAACTTCAGAGGAGCAACGAGATATTGAAAAAAATGCGCAAGGAGTGA
- the csrA gene encoding carbon storage regulator CsrA, whose product MLVLARKIGESFIIADEIEVTVLKIEGSEVKIGISAPPHVKIYRTEIYRRIVEENLKASNASIEILKEVRVIDKDRRDFGKTS is encoded by the coding sequence GTGCTCGTGCTGGCAAGAAAGATAGGTGAAAGTTTCATAATTGCCGATGAGATAGAGGTGACGGTGCTAAAAATAGAGGGCTCTGAAGTGAAGATAGGTATTTCAGCGCCACCGCATGTTAAAATATATAGGACAGAAATATACAGAAGGATCGTCGAGGAAAATTTGAAAGCTTCCAATGCGAGTATCGAGATTTTGAAGGAGGTAAGGGTGATTGATAAAGATAGACGAGATTTTGGTAAAACATCTTGA
- the gatC gene encoding Asp-tRNA(Asn)/Glu-tRNA(Gln) amidotransferase subunit GatC codes for MIKIDEILVKHLESLARLQLSEEQRKSIEKDMREILDYMELLNEVDVSGVEPMYTPIESNAELREDTVRPFEDVEAIRLNFPKRKDGHIVVPGIHA; via the coding sequence TTGATAAAGATAGACGAGATTTTGGTAAAACATCTTGAAAGTTTGGCAAGACTTCAATTGAGTGAAGAGCAGAGAAAATCCATAGAAAAGGATATGCGAGAGATACTCGACTATATGGAATTACTGAATGAGGTGGATGTCAGCGGGGTTGAACCTATGTATACTCCAATCGAATCAAACGCTGAACTGAGAGAAGACACAGTCAGACCATTCGAGGATGTGGAAGCTATCAGGTTAAACTTTCCAAAACGCAAGGATGGGCACATCGTTGTGCCCGGAATACATGCTTGA
- a CDS encoding YraN family protein, translating to MNWKEAEEVAAKFLRKKGYKIIERNFRTRFGEIDIVTRYGEYLVFVEVKSGKSEFSPRTRVDRSKVKRIELAVGEYLIKRKPKYEALRIDVVEVSENGIEHIEGFEL from the coding sequence TTGAATTGGAAGGAAGCTGAGGAAGTCGCGGCGAAGTTTTTGAGAAAAAAGGGATACAAGATAATCGAGCGTAACTTTAGAACACGCTTTGGAGAAATAGATATTGTGACGAGGTACGGAGAGTACCTCGTTTTTGTTGAAGTTAAAAGTGGAAAGAGCGAGTTTTCACCACGAACAAGGGTTGATCGTTCGAAAGTCAAAAGAATAGAGCTTGCGGTTGGAGAATACTTGATCAAGCGAAAGCCCAAATACGAGGCTTTGCGCATCGATGTTGTTGAAGTTAGTGAAAATGGTATCGAACACATAGAGGGTTTTGAACTTTGA
- the smpB gene encoding SsrA-binding protein SmpB, with amino-acid sequence MELIAVNKKARDYEILEVYEAGIELKGTEVKSLRDKNVSFKDSFCRIKDGEVYLLNLHISPYKHASHFNHDPERPRRLLLHKREIKRLTGKLSSGGLTLIPTKIYFNNKGIVKIEIALAKGKKKYDKREEIKEKELQRKIKEYMKYGGR; translated from the coding sequence GTGGAATTGATAGCGGTGAACAAAAAAGCGAGAGATTACGAGATTTTAGAAGTTTATGAAGCTGGAATAGAACTGAAAGGTACAGAAGTGAAATCCTTGAGGGATAAGAATGTCTCGTTCAAAGATTCCTTCTGCCGGATAAAGGATGGTGAAGTATACCTTTTGAATCTCCATATCAGTCCTTACAAGCATGCTAGTCATTTCAATCACGATCCTGAAAGACCGAGAAGACTGCTCTTGCACAAACGTGAAATAAAACGGCTGACGGGTAAGCTGAGCAGCGGTGGTTTAACACTGATACCCACGAAGATTTATTTCAACAATAAGGGTATCGTCAAGATCGAGATAGCTCTCGCCAAAGGGAAAAAGAAGTACGACAAGCGTGAAGAAATAAAGGAAAAGGAATTGCAGAGAAAGATCAAAGAATACATGAAATATGGAGGGCGATGA
- a CDS encoding RluA family pseudouridine synthase yields the protein MEGDEPLEYTVNSENLYSRLDKFLRKQLSDVPLSEIYKLLRTGKICVNGRPTKNPSYELEPGDKVQINEDLSKYSRQTSLVRPIPIKLDILYEDEDLIVLNKRAGIALHPGDKTIGTTLIHGLMFYGKQKGFTPHLVHRLDRDTSGVLLVAKNNKSARTLSHMFRERLVEKEYLALVAGRLQGNGKIDLTLDGLEAVTEYIVLESFDRATLVRVFLHTGRTHQIRRHFAAVGNPVIGDTMYGDKNVNRYFHQEFGLRRQFLHCLRMSFMHPSRPDRINVKAPMPEELKQVLERLRR from the coding sequence ATGGAGGGCGATGAGCCCTTGGAATACACAGTCAACAGTGAGAACCTCTATTCGAGACTGGACAAATTCCTCAGAAAACAACTCAGCGACGTTCCACTGTCGGAGATATACAAGCTTTTGCGAACTGGGAAGATCTGCGTGAATGGCAGACCCACGAAAAATCCTTCTTATGAACTTGAGCCCGGCGATAAGGTGCAGATCAACGAGGATCTATCTAAGTATTCTCGTCAAACATCGTTGGTTAGGCCAATTCCAATCAAACTCGATATCTTGTACGAAGATGAAGATCTGATAGTTTTGAATAAAAGAGCAGGTATAGCTTTACACCCGGGAGACAAAACGATTGGGACCACTCTCATACACGGTTTGATGTTCTACGGTAAACAAAAGGGATTCACACCGCACCTTGTGCACAGGCTTGACAGAGACACCTCCGGTGTCTTGCTAGTAGCGAAGAACAACAAGAGTGCGAGAACTTTGAGTCACATGTTCAGAGAGAGACTCGTAGAAAAAGAATATCTCGCGCTCGTTGCTGGTCGGTTGCAAGGGAACGGAAAGATAGATCTAACGCTCGATGGACTCGAAGCTGTCACTGAATATATTGTCTTAGAAAGCTTTGATCGTGCAACACTTGTTCGAGTTTTTCTGCATACAGGAAGAACGCATCAAATCAGGAGACATTTTGCTGCTGTTGGTAATCCTGTGATTGGTGACACGATGTATGGAGACAAGAACGTGAATCGTTATTTTCATCAGGAGTTTGGACTGAGAAGACAATTTCTGCATTGTCTCAGGATGAGTTTCATGCATCCGAGCCGCCCGGACAGAATCAATGTGAAAGCTCCCATGCCTGAAGAATTGAAACAAGTTCTCGAGAGGCTGAGAAGATGA
- a CDS encoding DUF5693 family protein has product MKKSFGLKRIAELSFFILTFICLAIFFPSRFVTDATDFAYTVGISIDDDRIQLPSGRIVWVIDPGEQIEPGMEYVTFRGDFEGYDAKIYAQQADSYGTWIGMLEFNDSTDFVKKIVMLRRDHKKFFRIHTIRQEEVEKMKLTNSMIYYRFRRAILERSIDMIWIQPLENVDIKWVLEKIEHQFGKPKDTPQPNDTSFHFQWLAFIAMVLLLFSQKPLLGILAAPLWFLNRSLAVSVVSILATVFIYSYRKKEILPILYLILGLLTNAALWDFWHVNDLNVYRGVKLSISLLPLFVLAKTVMKEWNWLRRYWPLGFAVLAGAGFYYLSRSGNTAFVTNLERQLRDTIEGFLWVRPRFKEIIGYPAFSLWLSFGNFKWAFLFELLGSIALVSTFNTFCHIKTPLMVSLYRSVFSILIGYLTLMILRRVKNNVTQRV; this is encoded by the coding sequence ATGAAAAAATCGTTCGGCTTGAAAAGGATCGCTGAACTATCCTTTTTCATACTAACTTTCATTTGTCTTGCTATTTTCTTTCCAAGTCGGTTTGTGACAGATGCTACAGATTTCGCTTACACAGTGGGTATATCTATCGATGATGACAGGATACAACTTCCTTCAGGGAGAATAGTCTGGGTGATAGATCCAGGCGAACAAATAGAACCTGGCATGGAATACGTCACATTCAGAGGTGACTTCGAAGGATACGATGCGAAAATTTATGCCCAGCAAGCAGACTCTTATGGAACATGGATCGGCATGCTTGAGTTCAACGACAGTACAGATTTTGTCAAAAAGATCGTGATGCTCAGAAGGGACCACAAAAAATTCTTTAGAATCCACACGATAAGACAAGAAGAAGTGGAGAAGATGAAACTGACAAATTCAATGATCTATTACAGATTCAGAAGAGCCATCCTCGAACGCAGTATCGATATGATTTGGATCCAACCACTAGAAAATGTGGACATAAAGTGGGTGCTTGAAAAAATAGAGCATCAGTTTGGTAAACCCAAGGATACACCACAACCTAACGATACTTCCTTTCACTTCCAATGGCTCGCTTTCATCGCGATGGTTTTGCTACTCTTTTCACAAAAACCCTTACTGGGAATCTTGGCGGCACCACTGTGGTTCTTGAATCGTTCTTTAGCTGTTTCAGTTGTTTCCATTCTGGCAACTGTTTTCATTTATTCGTACAGAAAGAAAGAGATCTTACCCATTTTGTACTTGATTCTTGGATTGTTGACAAACGCTGCTTTGTGGGACTTCTGGCATGTGAACGATCTGAACGTTTACAGAGGAGTTAAACTCTCCATCTCACTGTTGCCACTGTTCGTTCTCGCAAAAACTGTGATGAAAGAATGGAACTGGCTGAGAAGGTACTGGCCGCTGGGTTTCGCTGTACTTGCTGGTGCTGGTTTCTATTACCTTTCACGCTCTGGGAATACAGCTTTCGTCACCAATCTTGAAAGACAATTGCGAGACACCATCGAGGGTTTTTTGTGGGTGAGACCAAGGTTCAAAGAAATCATAGGTTATCCGGCATTTTCTCTCTGGCTGAGTTTTGGAAACTTCAAATGGGCTTTTCTGTTCGAGTTGCTAGGTAGCATAGCTTTGGTCTCTACTTTCAACACGTTCTGCCACATCAAGACACCTTTGATGGTGTCATTGTACAGATCTGTTTTCTCTATTCTGATCGGTTACTTAACGTTGATGATACTGCGAAGGGTGAAGAATAATGTTACTCAACGTGTATGA
- the queA gene encoding tRNA preQ1(34) S-adenosylmethionine ribosyltransferase-isomerase QueA — translation MKLSDFDYHLPEELIAQTPVEPRDSSRLMVVHRKSGEIEHKIFREIVEYLSPGDALVLNNTKVIPARLFGQLEDKQIEILLIEKVGERLWKCLAKPAKKMKPGVVVHLNAEIIAKCIERLHEGLRLIEFNVDDESILKLGEAPIPPYVRAKIPLERYQTVYAKVAGSVAAPTAGFHFTEALLEKIRSMGVRVLEVTLHVSIGTFRPVKTERIEQHKMHSERYFIPLDVVENIKHAKSEGRKVIAVGTTVVRTLETFARTNITEGETDLFIYPPFEFKLVDALITNFHLPRSTLLMLVAAFAGYDLTMNAYREAVEKKYRFYSFGDAMLIL, via the coding sequence GTGAAGCTTTCTGACTTCGATTACCACCTTCCTGAAGAATTGATAGCACAGACTCCTGTGGAACCGCGAGACAGTTCCAGATTGATGGTTGTTCACAGAAAATCCGGTGAAATAGAACACAAAATCTTCCGTGAAATCGTCGAATATCTCTCGCCTGGCGATGCGTTGGTATTGAACAACACTAAAGTGATTCCTGCAAGATTGTTCGGTCAACTTGAGGATAAACAGATCGAAATATTACTCATAGAAAAAGTTGGAGAGAGGCTATGGAAGTGTCTAGCCAAACCAGCTAAGAAGATGAAACCAGGTGTGGTAGTACACCTGAATGCCGAAATCATAGCAAAGTGCATCGAAAGGCTCCATGAAGGACTGAGATTGATCGAGTTCAACGTGGACGATGAGTCTATTTTGAAACTCGGTGAGGCACCAATACCTCCGTACGTTCGAGCGAAGATACCACTTGAAAGGTACCAAACAGTCTATGCCAAGGTTGCTGGTTCCGTCGCTGCGCCCACGGCAGGTTTTCACTTCACTGAGGCTTTGCTGGAGAAAATACGTTCAATGGGTGTGAGAGTTCTCGAAGTCACTTTACATGTGAGTATCGGCACTTTTAGACCTGTCAAAACAGAGAGAATAGAGCAGCATAAGATGCACAGCGAACGTTACTTTATTCCCTTAGATGTTGTCGAAAACATAAAACATGCAAAGTCTGAAGGGAGGAAAGTCATAGCCGTGGGTACAACTGTTGTACGAACGCTCGAAACTTTCGCCAGAACGAACATTACAGAAGGTGAGACAGACTTGTTCATATACCCACCATTCGAGTTCAAACTGGTCGATGCGTTGATCACAAACTTTCACTTACCTAGATCCACCCTTCTGATGCTTGTGGCTGCCTTCGCAGGTTACGATTTGACAATGAACGCCTACAGAGAAGCCGTGGAGAAGAAATACAGATTCTATTCCTTTGGGGATGCCATGTTGATCCTTTGA
- a CDS encoding thiamine diphosphokinase gives MRVAIFLNGECEDLASIPLDQYDLLIAVDGGAKHFLRKHLIPHLFIGDGDSVDESDLDELKVLGCEMFIFPKEKDEIDAELALRKAIEKGASEVDIFCWNGERLDMLLALMYLMAAFNVKITAKSDKLFMGIVSGEIELDAKPGEKWSILPIAGDAYGVTLKGFKYEISRKDMLWNSPYGVSNVSVSQKVKVTVERGKVAYFRWLKEPS, from the coding sequence GTGAGAGTAGCCATTTTTCTCAACGGCGAGTGTGAAGATCTCGCCTCAATTCCGCTCGATCAATACGATTTGCTCATCGCCGTCGATGGAGGCGCAAAACATTTCTTGAGAAAACATCTGATACCGCACCTGTTCATTGGAGACGGTGATTCTGTGGACGAATCTGATTTGGATGAACTGAAGGTATTGGGCTGTGAGATGTTCATTTTTCCCAAGGAGAAAGATGAGATCGATGCAGAGCTCGCGTTGAGAAAAGCGATTGAGAAGGGGGCAAGCGAAGTGGATATCTTTTGTTGGAATGGGGAAAGGTTAGATATGCTACTCGCCTTGATGTATCTGATGGCGGCTTTCAATGTCAAGATCACCGCAAAGAGTGACAAACTATTCATGGGCATCGTTTCAGGTGAGATAGAACTGGATGCCAAACCAGGGGAAAAGTGGTCTATACTTCCCATCGCTGGAGATGCGTACGGCGTGACACTGAAAGGTTTCAAGTATGAAATCAGTCGAAAAGATATGTTGTGGAACAGTCCTTACGGCGTGAGTAACGTATCTGTCTCGCAGAAAGTCAAGGTGACTGTCGAGCGCGGAAAGGTGGCGTATTTCAGGTGGTTGAAAGAACCATCTTGA